In a genomic window of Flavobacterium sp. KACC 22761:
- a CDS encoding alpha/beta hydrolase, with protein MKKVYLLLVFISVSVFSQKKFDNIKSEKLGEERRITIGLPASYDEKSDRKYPVLYLFDGDYLFDPFLGAVNYGSYWDDIPEMIIIGIHQNKNDEREDDSTIDQNEGLPFEKGAKFFEFVGAELIPYIEKKYHTAPFRIIAGHDITASFANFYLYKEEPIFNAYICLSPELAPKMEVRIAEKFAKIQKPIFYYLSAGEGDNKRIKEPIEKLNSNIKIANNPLVNYKYDVFKGATHYTEVLHSIPNALYQIFESYRPINSAEYNEKIAVLETGYADYLEKKYATMSEILGYQVPVRMNDFKVIENIILKKNAYDELGKMAEIGNVNYPKAMLGEYELGLMYEKMGDPKHASKKYQNASQMEPIGDLNKDLMYEKIDEMNTLAKKTK; from the coding sequence ATGAAAAAAGTTTACCTGCTGCTTGTATTCATCTCTGTTTCTGTTTTTTCTCAGAAAAAATTCGATAATATTAAATCTGAAAAACTAGGTGAAGAACGAAGAATAACAATTGGACTTCCTGCTTCTTATGATGAAAAATCAGATCGAAAATATCCAGTTTTATATCTTTTTGATGGAGATTATTTATTTGACCCGTTTTTGGGAGCTGTAAATTACGGATCGTATTGGGATGACATTCCTGAAATGATTATTATTGGAATTCATCAAAATAAAAATGATGAGCGTGAAGACGATTCAACAATCGATCAAAATGAAGGTCTTCCATTTGAAAAAGGTGCGAAGTTTTTTGAATTCGTAGGTGCAGAATTAATTCCATATATTGAAAAAAAATACCATACAGCGCCTTTCAGAATCATTGCAGGTCATGACATAACAGCAAGTTTTGCTAATTTTTATTTATATAAAGAAGAACCAATTTTTAACGCCTATATTTGTTTAAGTCCAGAACTTGCTCCAAAAATGGAAGTTCGAATTGCAGAAAAATTTGCAAAAATCCAAAAACCAATTTTCTATTATCTTTCTGCTGGAGAAGGTGATAATAAAAGAATTAAAGAACCGATTGAAAAATTAAACAGCAATATTAAAATCGCAAATAATCCGTTAGTGAATTATAAATACGACGTATTCAAAGGCGCTACACATTATACCGAGGTTTTGCATTCAATTCCGAATGCATTGTATCAAATTTTTGAATCGTACAGGCCAATTAATTCTGCTGAATACAATGAAAAAATTGCAGTTCTCGAAACAGGCTATGCTGATTATCTAGAAAAAAAATACGCAACGATGTCTGAAATTTTAGGCTATCAGGTTCCTGTCAGAATGAATGATTTTAAGGTAATTGAAAACATTATCCTTAAGAAAAATGCTTATGATGAATTAGGAAAAATGGCTGAAATAGGAAACGTAAATTATCCAAAAGCCATGTTGGGAGAATATGAATTAGGCTTGATGTACGAAAAAATGGGCGATCCAAAACATGCTTCAAAAAAATATCAAAATGCTTCTCAAATGGAGCCAAT